One Castanea sativa cultivar Marrone di Chiusa Pesio chromosome 4, ASM4071231v1 DNA window includes the following coding sequences:
- the LOC142632045 gene encoding cytochrome P450 CYP736A12-like, translating to MSPLTFAIFLLLLGSIIWTLMPKKGRKLVLPPGPRSLPLIGNFYMLGSRPHRALENLAKKYGPIMSLRLGQVPTIVVSSSQTAELFLRTHDAVFASRPIFQASEIIGMSKGIAFSDYGPYWRSLKKLIASQLLSASKIESFAPMRKELVGSLVQSLKKAAVAHEVVDLSEKVGKLIEESTRRMVFGRSHYHRFDLKALIEETLNMMVMGFFNLADYVPYLGALDLQGLTPRIKKISKTLDVVLENIIQEHEQIPCGPQSCEKDFMDILLSLMNQPMNPSNENSCKIDRRVIKGIFIDLITATYDTSAFIIEWTISELLRHPRIMKHVQDELERVIGMNRMVEETDVANLTYLSMVIKESFRLHPVAPFLIPRESMEDIEISGYYIPKKSLVIINSWAIGRDPHVWSDNVEEFYPERFINSNIDLKGRDFQLIPFGSGRRGCPGLQLGLTTVTYVLAQLLHCFDWVLPNGMLPNDLDMSEKFGLSMPRAKHLLAMPTYRLLG from the exons ATGTCTCCACTAACATTCGCGATTTTCCTGCTACTCCTTGGATCCATCATCTGGACACTCATGCCTAAAAAAGGACGTAAACTAGTACTCCCACCAGGTCCTCGGTCTTTACCCCTTATTGGTAATTTTTACATGTTGGGTAGCCGCCCACATCGTGCTCTCGAaaacttagccaaaaaataCGGACCCATAATGTCATTGCGGCTTGGCCAGGTCCCAACTATTGTGGTCTCATCTTCCCAAACTGCTGAGCTATTTTTAAGGACCCATGACGCCGTTTTTGCCAGCCGACCTATATTCCAAGCCTCCGAGATCATTGGCATGTCTAAAGGTATTGCTTTCTCCGACTATGGTCCATATTGGCGCAGCCTTAAGAAACTCATTGCGTCGCAGCTTCTGAGTGCTTCAAAAATAGAGTCATTTGCACCTATGAGGAAGGAGCTAGTAGGATCATTGGTACAGTCACTGAAAAAAGCTGCGGTAGCACATGAGGTTGTGGACCTTAGTGAGAAGGTGGGCAAACTCATTGAGGAATCAACACGTAGAATGGTATTTGGTCGAAGCCATTATCATAGATTCGACTTGAAGGCACTTATTGAGGAGACCTTGAACATGATGGTGATGGGGTTTTTCAATCTAGCAGATTATGTTCCTTACCTTGGGGCACTTGATCTTCAG GGATTGACACCGCGCATTAAGAAAATTAGCAAGACTCTTGATGTAGTATTGGAGAACATTATCCAGGAGCATGAACAAATTCCTTGTGGTCCACAAAGTTGTGAAAAGGACTTTATGGACATCTTACTTTCTTTGATGAATCAACCCATGAATCCCTCTAATGAGAATTCATGTAAAATTGATCGAAGAGTTATCAAGGGTATCTTTATAGACTTGATTACGGCTACATATGACACTTCAGCTTTTATCATTGAATGGACTATTTCTGAACTCCTGAGGCATCCACGGATAATGAAACATGTACAGGATGAGCTAGAACGTGTAATTGGAATGAATAGGATGGTGGAGGAAACAGATGTAGCAAATTTAACATACTTGAGTATGGTGATTAAGGAAAGCTTCAGACTACATCCTGTTGCGCCATTTCTAATCCCACGTGAATCAATGGAGGACATTGAGATTAGTGGATATTACATACCCAAGAAATCGCTAGTAATCATAAATTCTTGGGCTATTGGACGAGATCCTCATGTGTGGTCAGATAATGTGGAAGAATTTTACCCTGAAAGGttcataaatagtaatatagacCTCAAGGGACGTGACTTCCAGCTTATCCCATTTGGATCCGGTCGCAGAGGCTGCCCTGGATTACAATTAGGGCTTACAACCGTCACTTATGTTCTCGCTCAGCTGCTGCATTGTTTTGATTGGGTGCTCCCTAATGGCATGTTGCCTAATGACTTGGACATGAGTGAGAAGTTTGGGCTATCAATGCCAAGAGCCAAGCACTTACTCGCGATGCCAACCTATCGCCTACTTGGTTAA